The genomic DNA GAGTAAACAAATCCACAATGGCAAACATTTGAAGCCAGGTCTTTGTATGAGGAACTTTTCTTAGAAAAAAGCCAATTACCCATCTGATATAATGCATATAGCTGCCAGGTAAAGTTGTAGAAAATGAACTGAAGTCACATTTTCAGTGTGTATTGGTGTGTATTGGTGTAACTTTACATGGAATTTAAATTTCCTTCtagttttaatatatattttcccagGTATCTTTGCAGACTACATCCATGTGACTGGAAAGAAGATAAGACTGAGAATAGTAAAGAAATATCAGCTCTCTGCCAAGGGAAGTGCCCCACTGAGATGTAAGAGCTctgaggatctctctctctctctctctctctcttctctctctccccctctctctttcttcctctctctctttctccctctttctctctctctctgcctaacatGTGCATGTTCTCAATTTTCATGAATaaggtttaaaattcctgaaagaaagagagaatcacaGTGTATTTTTGCAGTACAAAGGACCCCATGGACCACCTAGCTACACAGAGATCATACAAGTCTGATGAGAAAGACCACTCTAGAAATCACAGCCATACTTCTGGGTGACAAAAGTCAACTATCTTCGCTGTTTACACTCCCCAAATATGCAAGAATGGATACATTGAAATATCAATCCTTATcatgtacatttaaaaaaaaaaagcagtaaggaAACATGTAAAAGGAATTTGCATAAGCCTTGCAAGAAGCCTGTCTTCACTGCTGAATGATAGAACAAATCCTTAAAGAGTTGGTCTGAAACCAAAGGACTGGGCTGTAAGGCCCTTTGGGGAGCAGGTGGGGTAACCCGGCAGGTCACAGGAATTGCAATTTCCTCCAATAAGCCAGTCCTTGGACATAGATGGGAATGATTTACCCTAGTTTTCCCCAAAAACCAATATAATGGAAGAGTCCTGTTGACTAAGAAACCACACATTATGCAAGGCTCCCCAGTGACACTTTGACTAATTCCAGGggccagaatttatttatttttctgggagAATTTACAAGACAAAATTCTGCGATCTAGTCTTTTCATGATAGCtagggaaagtgtttcaccataataaaaaaaattagatttcaTCAATGTATACATTTGACTATATCTAGGGAGTAAAAGCAACCTAAAGACATAATGCTATAAAACAGTGCTGTTGCATGATATTAAGCAATTCACAGCATAATGTATAATTAATTCAACATACTTATTTGAAACCAATTTAATGGTTTTAAACTCTCATTTAAAATGAGACATTCATACATTTAAATTGATGATACAAACCACCATATTTGAAGAATCAAAATTTATACTAGTGATATGTGACTTGTTAAGATTGATTTTTACATGTTCTTTTCACTTTATTGAAATGAATACCCCAAATGCATttaccatttaaaaaattcactttAATGCGCTCAAAAGGTGATGTCCACGTTAATCCTGTTTGCCTTCACGCCACTGTCTTGAACCTTCATTCCAGGCCACATAAACAAAGAGGGCCAGCACCACGTGGACGGCGACCACTGCGACAATAGCAGCATAAAAATAGCTGTCCCTATTGGACATCCCAAGGGCGCctatcaagagaaaaaaatttctgTTTTATTCCAAAAATTATCAAAGTAAAGAAAGTAAAGCAtgctaattttattatttatccaCTCAGCTAGTCAGAACATTAAAAACAGTAGTCTTTGGGTGATTCATTTAAAGTGTTCATTTAGAGATCGCACTGCCTTCAATCTAAAGAACATTATTTTGAATGAAAATCATATTTATCACTTCATCTTGGAATTTTGACATAAAAAAGAGGACTATTTTCTCTTCCAGTGTCTGCCACTGGAGGTACGTTTCCCCAAATGGGCCTTCTTAATGTCAGCCAACTCCTGCTCTAAGGGAtcttaaatgaaaaaatggaGGGAATTAGGAGAAGGTTGGAAACACGGTGCACAGTGGTGGTTTCAGTGGGCAGACACCTGTCACTGGgacataagaaattgtactcatgtaacAATAACTGCCACTTATATTACTATCTCCCTAATAAAACAAATTGGAAAAAGAAAGATCTGTAAGCTACTTCACAGAAAGCCAAAAATGAATATAATGTCAAACTAAAATAACCATAGGTGGTGAAAAAGTTCATTTTATGAAACCCGACTCATTAGGAGTCAACAGAATTCTTGAAAAGCACAACAGATGAAATTTAAGAATATCCAATTCACAGACATAAAGAGGTCATAATAGGATAGGTTCTTAAATATCATTAAGGGGAACATGTCATGTTTCATGGCCTAAAATTACCTTCAAATACATAAGATTTAGTCGTGAAATATAACCCAATAGGTACAGTGATCATTAAAGCTGTGAAGAACAGGAGCGTCTTCAGGGTAGATGATAATGAGCTTTCATTTCTGGAATAAAGTAGACAAAGAGAAAATCAGAAGCCGTACCAGCATTTCCAAGCCTTCCTTAGTCTATGATGGGAGCAAATACCCACAGAGAAGATGCCCGGGAACTCTGTCCCTGCCCTGGAAGCAACGATGAGAGAAAGACTCAAAATCAGAAGGTCCTAGAGCCCTAGCTGCTAAGCTGCCTCTCACTCAGACCAGTGAGAGAGCAAGTGCAAAGGCCCATTGTAACTACGGACTTTACAATGGATGTGGCAAaggagaaggaaggcaggaatcTACTAATGGATGCTCCTCACAAAGCATGCTGCTGATGGCTAGCTGGACACAGTCCAAGCAAGGTATGAAACTCAGAAGGAAAAGCAGCCTGTGGCAATCTCAAGGTAGCTGAAGGAAACTTCAATTTCTTTGTAATTAAGTAGCTATAGTACACTTGACATAGATTCACTGAAATGGATGCACTACTACTTTAAAGTCAATGCTTTCTATTCAGGGAATTCTATTTTCCACAGACTATATTAAAAGTCAAGGCAATACTCCAATAAAAAAGTCTCAttacaaaatagaataaaactaTTCTGAACAAGAGCATCAAGCTTTAGAAATTCTATGATCCCTGAAAAAGAAGTGTGATAAACTGCTATATACAACGTAAGACTATAAAGAGCAACACAATgataccaaaaaacaaacaaacagataaaaacTTGGGAGCATAAAAATGCTCAATAATGGGACCGTTCCTTTGCAAATGATGTGCCTTGTTTTAtggagaaattaaaaagaagattgATGATTACCCAGAAAATCATCATATGACAAATGAACAAGACAGATCACAAGTGCCAGTAGTCTGCACAGTAAAGGACTGTAGGCCCACTGCCTATTTCTGTAAATAAAGCTTAACTGGACCTGTTGGTCCACAGCTTTGCTAAGACTGCTCCAGAGCTGCAAAGGCATGAACTTGGGATCATACGGTCTCAGAGCTGAAAATACTAATGATCCTTCCCCCCGAATAACCTTGCAAAGCCCTGGAAAACACTATCCCAATTGCATTAAAAATATGCAAACGTGAACAGTACACCAAAATAAAATCATCTTCCCATTTGCGGTGTTCCTATTACCATTTTACTGACTTTTCAGTAAGCAGTTATGTGTCCAAGTTTGTCCTGTGGATGAGTGTAAGCAAGCAACACTAGTGAAAATGAAACAGCAAGAATCCATGACCAACCACACATATTACTTCCCACATAATAAAACTGGTGAGTCCTGTggcttttctctcccttccttcctctctctctctctctctctctctctctctctttccttgtttttttttttcctcatcatcTCCAAGACTTCattgctctggactgactttttcagacagaagcagacgggtagagaaagagagaggccacagcacagaaacttctttcagtgtggaAGGTTTGAGCTCAAACCAAGgtcatcacacacatggcaaagcagtgcactgtccaaatgAGTTATAATTTGCCAGCTCAGTCCTATGACTTTAACTAGACAGTTTAAGGTCATTTTCTTGTTCCTAATTTacctattttaatctttttaaattaattgattttacttgatagaacagacagattgagaggggagagaaagagagacacctgcagacctgtttcatcatttgtgaatcttccccacctagtaggtggggactgaaggtttGAACCCTTGCACATGTAacctgtgctcaactgggtgcaccgttACCAGCAGCCCCTTATTCCTAGTCTAACTATCCTCAGCCTAGCTAACACACTACTTTTTGATTCTAGTAAACACCTGAGCTTTGTTCTCTTTCTGAAATTCTCAGCTAGACGcttcagtttctctttttaaatgtctttaaatttctctttaaGAAAGAGGCTTCCTGACACCTTGGCCCCAAGAATTCAGGACTCTTTGGTCGGGGCCCAATTATGCTCACTTCACCCCAGTTATTAGAGCCCTTAACATAGCAGCCTGCTTCCTACATGGCCCTGCATATTCCTCTAGCACCTCTAGAACTCAGGCTCTCACCATCATGTATGCACTTTGCTAGGAAGTTTCTGGTAGCccggaaaaaagaaaaaaaataaaaaggaagcatcACAAGTTTACAGTAAGCATGAACAAACATTTTAAAGTATGCAATCCATTATTCAGTAAAATTCATGAGCACATGCCATCATGTATGTATACTGACTTTCAAGCGAATTATTTGGGGTGGGCAAACTAGTTCACATGGCTGTTTTATGTGctgttcaagcctggctcccactgactGAAGGAAATtcccatgctgtggtgtcttataCTCAATGcctcttaatctctctgtctctatgtggaagaaaggaaggaagaaagaaataaagaaagggcagaaggaagaagggaaggagggagggagggatatatggatggatggatggatggatggatggatggatggatggatggatggatggaagaaagaaatggaaaggggaccaggtaaaggggggggggaggaatggcaagccaggtggtggcgcacatggtcaAGCACTCACATTAGTGTGccagaagccaggttcaagcccctggtccccacctgcagggagaaagcttcatgagtggttaagcatagctgacaagcttcatgagtggttaagcagagctgcaggtgtctcactgtctctctcttcccctgccatcaatttatttggctctatccaaaaataaataaaaatattttttaaaagaaatattttctttcaaatctAAAACATATGCAAGGATAAATATTTATGTAGATATGCTCACAGTTTTCTTTTGGGACTTCAATGATCTTTTAACATGTCCCACTTAGGTGCTCACTGAGCTTTGTAGTTTTTAGCTAACTACAAAAGCTTTCTTAACCTGTGTCCTGATAATAACTTCTTAAAAGTCTTTattgtggggtcaggtggtggcgcacctggttgagtgcacatgttacagtgcacaaggacccaggtttgaacccctggtccccacctgtaaggggaaagcttcacaagtggtgaagcagtgctgaaagtgtatctctgtctttctccctatcacccccttccctctcaatttctgactgtctctatccagcaaataaagataaaaatattttttaaaaaaagtattgtgTAATATCCAAAGACGATGAATGTCTGCGatagtggggaagtaattacagaagccaggccttctatcttctgcaccccataatgaccctgggtccatactcccagaaggataaagaatagtatagctatcaggggaggggaggggatacagagttctggtggtgggaactgtgtggggttgtacccctcttatcctgtgttttttgttggtgttccctttttataaataaaaatttttaaaaatacacaaagtCAAAATGTGCTCACTATTTTTGTGGatccaaaaaaaaattgatcCTTTGGTGTTTTTCTAGTGAGTTAAGGCATGttttatgaacttgcaaaaaaaaaaaaaaaaaaatatatatatatatatatatatatatatatatatatatggtagtaACCAAACTGATTCTTAGAGTCTGTGAAAACCATGATTATCagagggaaggagtgaggaaAGTTGGGGCTCCAAGTGGTATGATGGCACAGGAACTTTGGTAGTGGTGTACAgtgatgtgtacacacacattggGCATGAAACTATACTCCCAAGTCTTACGATAATATAAAGCAAAAAGGACAAGCAAAAATAGTTCATGTGGAATAGTAGACCACTTTGCaatgtgtgcaactcaggttcgAGCATGGCTCACAGAGCAATGAAGGGAACCTGAGTGTAGTGGTCTCTTTCTGTGCAtcttaaaaaaatcacaaaccgggggtcggggggtggcgcagtgggttaagtgcatgtggtgcaaagcgcaaggaccagagtaaggatcctggttcgagcctctggctccccacctgcaggggagtgtcgcttcacaggtggtgaagcaggtctgcaggtgtctatatttctgtccccctctctgtcttcccctcctctctccatttctctctgtcctatacaacaacgaacaacatcaacaatggcaataataataaccacaatgaggctacaacaacaagagcaacaaaagtgggaaaaatggcctccaggagcagtagattcatggtgcaggcaccgagcccagcaataaccctggaggaaaaaaaagaatcacaaacCAATGTTAATATACATAATGTGTCTTAGCTATGGAAAGTTTAGATTATATACCTGAATACAGAAGAAATGAGAACCTAGAGGAAGGTagggttaattttctttttcctttagatCAACTGTTGGGTATTATCCGACCTggcattgagaaaaaaaaaaactatgtaaaaACAGAAGCAtatcttgggggtcgggtggtagcacagcaggttaagggcacatggagcaaagcgcaaggatggcttaaggatcccggtcgagcccccggctccccacctgcaggggagtcgcttcacaggcggtgatgcaggtctgcaggtgtctatctttcttccgctcatctctccatttctctctgtcctatccaacacgacgacatcaataacaacaactacaacaacaataaaacaacaaaggaaacaaaagcggaagaatcaaattaaattttttttaaaaaaaacagaagcatatCTTCAAGCAAACATTATCATGTACACTGCCAACACATATACTCTACACACCTTAAGAACGGGTAACTCATCTCCAATGCCTTCTCATTTGTCTTTAGCTTATGCTCCCAAACTTTTGACTTCTGTTGTAGGTTGTGAATCTCAAAAATCTACGGTTGAGTACGCATAGTTAAGCGCACGCATATCTATCTGAAAGGTAGTGAACGTCTAGTGTTTACAGCACAGTTTCTCCTTGGGTTCCAGCCACAGGCTGCTGGAGCTAGCAATTCTGCCAGAACAAGCCAGTTTCACTATAACTGGTGATTTCTTCCCAAACAAAACAACTGATGTCATCAGTGTTCTCTGTGTCTAACTATGACTTGCTAAGACTTGTCAGAAATGAACAGGAAagtataaaacaaacaacaacaacaacaaaaaactgaagTCAGTCTCACAGAAAATAATTCAGGATGAGCCTGACTGTGACATTACACTTAAAACAACCTAGAGCTAGCTTACGCACTTCATACAGGCATCTGCAGCAAACACTGAACAGATGGAGCTTACCTCAGTACTTTTTCTCCCACAAGCAAGACTTCCACGCCAAGTAGATTTCACAATTAGTCTAGAAAGCCTAACCTGTATTCTAAGGGTACTTAATAAGTCTCAGATGGTATTCTCGCCAGCTAACAAGTGAGAACAAGCTCAGTGACACTGCGAGAGAGCTGAGGGTTCCGGGAACTCCAAAGATCCTAGGCTTAGGTCAGTAGGCTTGGTCAAAGCTGGCTTGCACACTTCCTCATTGTGTGGCCTAACCATGTGATTTTGTGAAATCACTTAGTGAATTTCATGATCTTTCAAATCaggcaaattatatatatttctcaaTTCGGGTAAGGTATGTTACAAAGTATCTTGAACTTGATACAAAGTGGAGCAACAACAAATGGTAACTAAGTTTCACCCCACCTTCTTGCTACCAAATGAAGGATCGCTGACCTGGCTTACTCAGACCTCCCCGCACTCTTCTGCCCAttccctactcccaccccccagccccattcAACAGACTCTGTAAGTGCAGCAGTCTCAACCCAGGGCCAACTTCTATTCCCTCACATTCGTCCATTTCCAAAAAGAACACGGAAGTCCCGACAGCAAAGGCCCTGGAGGTGACACAAAAGACGGAGACACCGGTTCCTGGCCTGGGGGCGCTCCCCCTGCACTGGGGACAGAGGTTTGCAATAGGGTTGCGAAGAACACGGCACCGGTGGAAGCGTCAGGCCTGCTACCAGTCCCGCTTGTCCAGCTCAGGGCCAGAGCCGGCGAGCAGACCCCAATCGACTGCCCCTACCgggaccccccacccccgaagGCGCAGGCCTGACGCCCCAGAACCCTGCCGGCCCATCTAGCGGTCGCGACTTCCCGCCGTCCTATCTAGCGGTTGGGGTTCCCGCCCGGCCCAGGCCTCGCTCGACACTACCTGAGTTCGGGCGGCTGCAGCGCGTTCGGCGCCGCCTTATCTAGGCGCTCCATGGCAGCCAAGGCCCAGGGAAGGTGCTCGGAGGCCAGCGGGGACCCGCGGCTGCGCACAGGCACCTTGGCTGGAAGCGGGCGGCGGACCGCACCGGAAGTGCCGCCGAGAGCCCGGCGGTGAAGCGGCGCACATCGGAGGCGCGCAGTGATGACGTTGCTGCGGGGCGCGGGTGTCACCTGACTTAATGGCTGGGCTTCTCGGCAAGCGCACAGTGTTCAGTGGCCGGCACTCCATAAGCAGCCCAGGCGAGTGGCTTGACCACTCCATGTTGAGCCGGGACTTGCCTCGCACCATGGTCTCCCCACCGCCCCTTGAGCTTTAGGGGCTGTCTCCTCTCGTCTGGGTCCCGGGCGTGgggctgggactgggactggggcttAGGGAGGGGGGGAGTTCTGCcttatataattgcttctcagctggacatggatattgacaggttgatccataccccccagcctgtttctatctttccctagtcgggtagggctctggagtggtgagaatccaagacacattggtgaggtcgtctgcccagggaggtcaggatggaatcatagtagcatctggaatttggtgttTGAAAgacagtaagttatgaggcaggaatACAGCAGgttagaatagggattttaggatagtaagaagccaggaagtctattttacataTGTTCCTTAGGGTCCAtggttttagtgatttttgcctgagctttatACTTAACGTGGAGGTGGGCTAAacatactgtctgggaagatggtgtcagtgttgagagtagaactagaaagctggattagggtagagagtagctcccaaacttgaataaaatatataaataaaattaaccatttactacatcaatctgacccagggcccatgtatattcagtTAGCACAGGCGCCTTTGTAActtttgagtccctgtcagtctgaaattGCAATCCacggtcacagctgagaacattctaggcagcCATTTTTCTAGG from Erinaceus europaeus chromosome X, mEriEur2.1, whole genome shotgun sequence includes the following:
- the VMA21 gene encoding vacuolar ATPase assembly integral membrane protein VMA21 isoform X1, which gives rise to MSGRKIDTCRPASPPVKRLPCRNESSLSSTLKTLLFFTALMITVPIGLYFTTKSYVFEGALGMSNRDSYFYAAIVAVVAVHVVLALFVYVAWNEGSRQWREGKQD
- the VMA21 gene encoding vacuolar ATPase assembly integral membrane protein VMA21 isoform X2 — protein: MERLDKAAPNALQPPELRNESSLSSTLKTLLFFTALMITVPIGLYFTTKSYVFEGALGMSNRDSYFYAAIVAVVAVHVVLALFVYVAWNEGSRQWREGKQD